A genomic stretch from Candidatus Cloacimonadota bacterium includes:
- a CDS encoding class I SAM-dependent methyltransferase has product MKDVFQNLNRIDGGVVLDAATGRGEFIHLLKQYLRSYTQIIGVDYSEKSVDYAQKLFPENNVEIYRMNLEKLPFEDGHFDTVCTSNSLHHFENLDIVLTEMMRVLKPEGTFILTEMYADGKQSQPQLTHVKMHHWVAKVDSLSGIYHDSTFTKEALIQIAKGLKLKQMKIEEFYPEVDDPKDYKTSAGLIKNCQDTIRRLEQLGDYPELILEGKELIARINEIGFASASRILIIGHK; this is encoded by the coding sequence GTGAAAGACGTATTCCAAAATCTGAACCGAATTGATGGTGGAGTAGTATTGGACGCAGCAACGGGTCGTGGTGAATTCATCCATCTGCTTAAACAGTATCTTAGAAGCTATACTCAGATCATTGGAGTAGATTATTCTGAAAAGAGCGTAGATTATGCTCAGAAATTGTTTCCAGAGAACAATGTGGAGATTTACCGCATGAATTTGGAAAAGCTTCCGTTTGAGGATGGCCATTTTGATACTGTATGCACTTCAAATTCTCTACATCACTTTGAGAATCTGGATATTGTCTTAACGGAAATGATGAGGGTTCTAAAACCAGAAGGGACTTTTATTCTTACCGAAATGTATGCCGATGGAAAACAAAGCCAACCTCAACTTACTCATGTGAAAATGCATCATTGGGTAGCAAAGGTGGATAGCTTAAGCGGTATATATCATGATAGCACTTTTACAAAAGAAGCTCTCATCCAAATTGCCAAGGGTTTAAAACTTAAACAGATGAAAATCGAGGAGTTTTATCCTGAAGTTGATGATCCCAAAGATTATAAAACATCGGCAGGTCTAATAAAAAACTGTCAGGATACAATTAGAAGATTGGAACAATTGGGAGACTATCCCGAACTTATTTTGGAAGGTAAAGAACTTATTGCCCGCATCAATGAAATTGGTTTTGCAAGCGCATCAAGAATACTCATTATAGGACATAAATAA
- the rho gene encoding transcription termination factor Rho: MLIEDDLFNMTQAQLTKLAKKISIPGYSQYKGSDLIFKIFEFQAAQEGLAFVTGCLEIMDDGFGFLRFPNNSYLPGKDDVYVSLTQIRRFGLQNGHMVSGPVRSPKEGEKYYALLRVEAVNYMSPSSLQDMRTFDELTPYYPTERLNLEFDPQNYSTRIINLFTPVGKGQRGLIVAAPRTGKTTLLQDIANAILSNHPEVYLIVLLVDERPEEVTEMKKVLKPGNSEVISSTFDESPKNHTNVAEIILEKSKRMIELGQDVVIVLDSITRLARAYNNITPSSGKVLSGGIDANGLIKPKKFFGSARNTEEAGSLTIIATALIDTGSKMDQVIFEEFKGTGNMELVLDRSISDMRLYPAIDLVKSGTRREELLLSKSEINRMYVLRKYLKTISPIQGIETLRKQMKASQSNEDMLNSMSN, encoded by the coding sequence ATGCTCATAGAAGACGATCTGTTTAATATGACTCAAGCCCAGCTTACCAAGTTGGCTAAGAAGATATCAATACCCGGATACTCTCAATATAAAGGCTCTGACCTCATATTTAAGATATTTGAGTTTCAAGCCGCTCAAGAGGGCTTAGCATTCGTTACTGGATGCTTAGAAATTATGGATGATGGTTTTGGCTTTTTAAGATTTCCCAACAATAGCTATTTACCCGGAAAAGATGACGTATATGTTTCACTTACTCAAATCCGCAGGTTTGGACTCCAAAACGGACACATGGTTTCCGGTCCTGTGCGTTCTCCCAAAGAAGGCGAGAAATATTATGCTCTTTTAAGGGTAGAAGCAGTGAACTATATGTCTCCATCTAGTTTACAAGATATGCGTACATTTGACGAACTGACGCCCTACTACCCAACAGAACGGTTGAATTTAGAATTTGATCCGCAAAACTATAGCACCAGGATCATTAATCTGTTTACGCCAGTTGGGAAGGGACAGCGAGGCTTAATTGTTGCAGCTCCTCGAACCGGTAAAACTACACTATTGCAAGATATTGCGAATGCTATATTAAGCAACCATCCCGAAGTGTATCTCATCGTACTATTGGTTGATGAGCGTCCCGAAGAAGTAACTGAAATGAAGAAAGTGTTAAAACCTGGAAACAGTGAAGTTATCTCGTCCACATTCGATGAATCCCCCAAAAATCACACAAACGTGGCAGAAATCATTTTGGAAAAATCTAAGCGAATGATTGAATTGGGTCAGGATGTTGTGATTGTTTTAGATAGCATCACTCGTTTGGCCAGAGCTTACAACAACATCACTCCCTCCAGCGGTAAGGTGCTCTCTGGAGGCATAGATGCTAATGGTTTAATTAAACCCAAGAAATTTTTTGGCTCCGCCCGTAACACTGAGGAAGCTGGAAGCCTAACCATAATTGCAACAGCGTTGATAGATACCGGATCAAAAATGGATCAAGTGATTTTTGAAGAATTTAAAGGTACCGGAAACATGGAATTGGTTTTGGACCGCAGTATTTCCGATATGCGCTTGTATCCCGCTATAGATCTGGTTAAATCTGGTACTCGCCGAGAAGAACTACTCCTTAGTAAAAGCGAAATCAATCGAATGTATGTATTACGCAAATATCTAAAAACAATTAGCCCAATTCAAGGTATTGAGACCCTCAGAAAACAAATGAAGGCTTCTCAATCAAACGAAGATATGTTAAACTCGATGAGCAATTGA